In Manis javanica isolate MJ-LG chromosome 18, MJ_LKY, whole genome shotgun sequence, the following proteins share a genomic window:
- the ZNF774 gene encoding LOW QUALITY PROTEIN: zinc finger protein 774 (The sequence of the model RefSeq protein was modified relative to this genomic sequence to represent the inferred CDS: inserted 1 base in 1 codon) produces MMWLGTSGKSGLPGRCLETPLQGYHPAQLAEWALKGISKPSVTSGXGQEEGPWVLPLHSLEARKVLRAGHTDFENQVAKLNRAVSEAAGQCAVSSERADEDVSHTPSWGGNWERSFEFEGQRGTLPGEGQQKPFSQEQHLNKLLDGYVRKKPVCAECGRSFNQSSYLIRHLRTHTGERPYKCFECGKGFKQSSDLVTHRRTHTGEKPYQCSGCEKKFSDSSTLIKHQRTHTGERPYRCPECGKTFGRKPHLLMHQRTHTGEKPYTCLECHKSFSRSSNLITHQRTHTGVKPYGCNDCGESFSQSSDLMKHRRTHTGERPFACPECGKGFRDSSHFVAHMSTHSGERPYSCPYCHKSFSQSSHLVTHQRTHTGERPFKCDSCGKGFADSSALIKHQRIHTGERPYKCGECGKSFNQSSHFITHQRIHLGDRPYCCPECGKTFNQRSHFLTHQRTHTGEKPFHCSRCDKSFRQKAHLLCHQNTHLV; encoded by the exons ATGATGTGGCTGGGGACTTCCGGGAAGAGTGGGTTACCTGGACGCTGCTTAGAGACTCCTCTTCAGGGATACCACCCAGCACAGTTAGCAGAATGGGCTCTCAAAGG GATTTCCAAACCAAGTGTAACCTCCG TGGGGCAGGAAGAAGGGCCATGGGTCCTGCCGCTCCACAGTTTGGAGGCAAGGAAGGTCCTAAGGGCAGGTCACACAG aCTTTGAAAATCAGGTGGCAAAACTCAACCGGGCCGTTTCTGAAGCAGCAGGACAGTGCGCAGTATCCTCAGAAAGGGCCGATGAAGATGTTTCTCATACTCCTAGCTGGGGAGGAAACTGGGAGAGAAGCTTTGAATTCGAAGGGCAACGTGGGACCCTTCCAGGAGAGGGCCAACAGAAGCCCTTCTCACAGGAGCAGCATTTAAACAAGCTCCTGGATGGATATGTAAGAAAGAAGCCTGTGTGTGCAGAATGCGGAAGAAGCTTTAACCAGAGCTCCTATCTCATAAGACACCTAAGAACCCACACTGGTGAGAGGCCGTATAAATGCTTCGAGTGTGGGAAAGGCTTCAAACAGAGTTCAGACCTCGTCACCCATCGCAGAACAcacacaggagagaagccctACCAGTGCAGTGGGTGTGAGAAAAAATTCAGTGACAGCTCAACCCTCATTAAACACCAGAGAACCCACACAGGTGAGAGACCCTATAGGTGCCCAGAGTGTGGGAAGACTTTCGGGCGGAAGCCACACCTCCTAATGCACCAGAGAACCCACACGGGAGAGAAGCCCTACACGTGCCTCGAATGCCATAAAAGCTTTAGTCGAAGCTCAAATCTCATCACCCATCAGAGGACCCATACGGGAGTGAAACCTTATGGGTGTAATGACTGTGGGGAGAGCTTCAGCCAGAGCTCGGATCTGATGAAGCACCGGCGAACCCACACGGGAGAGCGGCCCTTTGCCTGCCCGGAGTGTGGGAAGGGCTTTCGAGACAGTTCTCATTTTGTAGCTCACATGAGTACTCACTCAGGAGAAAGGCCTTACAGTTGTCCTTACTGCCACAAAAGTTTCAGTCAGAGCTCACATCTGGTCACGCACCAGAGGACACACACAGGGGAGAGGCCTTTTAAGTGTGACAGCTGTGGGAAAGGATTCGCCGACAGCTCGGCCCTTATTAAGCACCAACGGATCCACACGGGAGAAAGACCCTATAAATGTGGCGAATGTGGGAAGAGCTTCAACCAGAGCTCCCATTTCATTACCCATCAACGAATCCACTTAGGGGACAGACCTTATTGCTGTCCCGAGTGTGGCAAAACCTTCAATCAGCGTTCCCATTTTCTCACACACCAGAGAACACATACGGGAGAAAAACCTTTTCACTGTAGTAGATGTGACAAGAGCTTCCGTCAGAAAGCACACCTTTTATGCCACCAAAACACCCATTTGGTCTAG